Proteins encoded in a region of the Clostridium beijerinckii genome:
- a CDS encoding glycosyltransferase, whose protein sequence is MNIELIKESIAAADVVSFDIFDTLIFRIVNEPEDIFTLIGYILNIKDFKEIRQKGQQMASMKVEREYGFPHADIDEIYEYIKQTSDMKVDWEYVKNYELEMELDSLVCNKEILEVYKFAKNSNKRVIATSDMYIKSKDVKRFLDKCGFSDFDEIYVSADLRKTKYVGDIFDEILNIEKIKPNQMLHIGDNFNSDFTNSSSKGIKAIHYKCNQFDEVKMSSDSLNLFNLINHGVLNVVKNNNNNKSFWYYLGARVGGPLYIGLLNWMEKCLEKEEYDNIYFLSRDGYILHNIFKELNFDNIHYMYASRRALLLAGIDKLDEESLNNLPPYTYGQQVKDILEYLNIEDIEQNTLRDAGFNSVNDIISTRADFDKMKRLFSLNEKSILKNCKEERENAIKYFENLNFLSSNSVIFDCGWNGSSQYLLDKLLDKCEYHKKNKFIYAGIMNNDKSKRQLRNKSFESYLFGHEFNYNLEQRVVTSIVLLELFFGAPHSSVWRYGENGPELEEIEPSHDHKQDIFEGILSYVKEIYGFAKKYNIEIKPEDALRGIFKLIEEPTEEEAVKIGNLPNVDGFVAQKNEMKYIAKLKLGTLFKNIRTEIYWPQALIARKDINPIVKYFVKKKFHLKKIKSERKVRSMRLYNKMPHIKKGLSILKDEGIITFLYKLYRKLKNRKNTDNNEYYKWIKDNESDIFEKRELSFNPLISIVVPVYNVLDEQLVECIESVINQTYDNWQLCLVDDASTWNSVVKVLNKYEKNTKINIVYRKENGHISRATNDGISIANGEFIAFLDCDDVLAPNAVYEVAKKLNEDSEYDFIYSDEDKLTADGKHRHSPFFKPDWSPDTFMSLMYTCHFSVYRKSIIDEIDGLRTEFNGAQDYDFTLRFTEKAKKIGHIDKILYHWREREESIASNPEAKPYALQAVKRCKEEALERRGLKGTVEYVNDMFQYRVKYTNDEKPLVSIIIPSKDNFKILNNCIESVKKYTSYYNYEIVVVDNGSNNENKNKYEDICKKYNCRYHYEKMNFNFSKMCNIGSRIAKGKFYLFLNDDIEIFQEEWLEIMLGQASLKHVGAVGAKLLYPNSNIIQHIGITNLKIGPSHSQIGFDDRIVYYYGRNRMEYNFIAVTGACLMIERHKFEEISGFDENLSVAYNDVDLCFKLVEHKYYNVVRNDVSLYHHESISRGIDDINKEKMTRLLKERKILFDKHKQFKGWDPFYNTNLTECKVDYDIKYKPEFNKMLEINIEIKNKWVSNACKACIDSINVGSNIRIEGWAFIEGIRVNNLNSKKIVLIDEESNNSIFSTDVVIRKDVTSVMKKQGNLNLSGFSCTIDSSLLTKKTYKVGLLLENKLLHKKKFIITDKKINLQ, encoded by the coding sequence ATGAATATAGAGCTGATAAAAGAAAGTATAGCTGCGGCAGACGTGGTATCATTTGATATATTCGATACATTAATTTTTAGAATAGTCAATGAACCGGAAGATATATTTACATTAATAGGCTATATTTTAAATATAAAGGATTTTAAAGAAATTCGGCAAAAAGGTCAGCAAATGGCGAGTATGAAAGTTGAAAGAGAATATGGATTTCCGCATGCTGATATAGATGAAATATATGAATACATTAAGCAGACATCTGATATGAAGGTTGATTGGGAATATGTTAAAAATTATGAGCTAGAAATGGAGTTAGATTCACTAGTTTGCAACAAAGAAATACTTGAGGTTTACAAGTTTGCTAAGAATTCTAATAAAAGAGTAATTGCTACAAGTGATATGTATATAAAATCAAAGGATGTTAAGCGTTTTTTGGATAAGTGTGGATTCAGTGACTTTGATGAGATATATGTTTCGGCAGATTTAAGGAAAACTAAGTATGTTGGAGATATATTTGATGAAATATTGAATATTGAAAAAATTAAGCCAAATCAAATGTTGCATATTGGTGATAACTTTAACTCTGATTTTACTAATTCCAGTAGCAAAGGAATTAAGGCAATACACTACAAGTGTAATCAATTTGATGAGGTTAAAATGTCTTCAGATAGTCTAAATTTATTTAATCTTATAAATCATGGTGTTTTGAATGTCGTTAAAAATAACAATAATAATAAGAGCTTTTGGTATTATCTTGGTGCAAGAGTTGGTGGGCCTTTATACATTGGCTTATTAAACTGGATGGAAAAGTGTTTAGAAAAAGAAGAATATGATAATATATACTTTTTATCAAGAGACGGTTACATTTTACATAATATTTTTAAAGAACTTAATTTCGATAATATTCACTATATGTATGCATCAAGAAGGGCATTATTATTAGCAGGGATTGATAAATTAGATGAGGAATCACTAAACAATCTTCCACCATATACTTATGGGCAGCAAGTTAAGGATATTTTGGAATATTTGAATATAGAAGATATAGAACAAAATACTTTACGAGATGCCGGATTCAATAGTGTTAATGATATTATAAGTACTAGAGCTGACTTTGATAAGATGAAGAGGTTATTTTCTTTAAATGAGAAAAGTATATTGAAAAATTGTAAAGAAGAAAGAGAAAATGCAATTAAATATTTTGAAAATTTAAATTTTCTTTCAAGTAATTCAGTAATATTTGATTGTGGATGGAATGGAAGTTCTCAATATTTATTAGATAAGCTTTTGGACAAATGTGAGTACCATAAAAAAAACAAATTTATTTATGCTGGGATAATGAATAATGATAAAAGTAAACGCCAATTGAGAAATAAGAGTTTTGAGAGTTATTTGTTTGGTCATGAATTTAACTACAATTTAGAACAGAGAGTAGTGACTTCAATTGTATTATTAGAGCTTTTCTTTGGCGCACCACATAGCTCTGTTTGGAGATATGGAGAAAATGGTCCTGAACTAGAGGAAATTGAACCAAGCCATGATCATAAACAAGATATATTCGAGGGGATACTATCGTATGTAAAAGAAATCTATGGATTTGCTAAAAAATATAATATAGAAATAAAACCAGAAGATGCATTAAGAGGAATTTTTAAATTAATAGAAGAACCAACAGAAGAAGAAGCAGTTAAGATTGGAAATCTACCAAATGTGGATGGCTTTGTAGCACAAAAGAATGAAATGAAGTACATAGCGAAATTAAAGTTGGGTACTTTATTTAAAAATATTAGAACTGAGATATATTGGCCTCAAGCACTTATTGCTAGAAAAGATATTAACCCTATAGTTAAGTATTTTGTGAAAAAAAAATTCCACTTAAAGAAAATAAAATCTGAAAGAAAGGTTAGGAGTATGAGATTATATAACAAAATGCCACATATTAAAAAAGGCCTAAGCATTTTGAAAGATGAAGGTATAATAACTTTTCTTTATAAGTTATATAGGAAGTTGAAAAACAGAAAGAATACTGATAACAATGAATATTATAAATGGATTAAGGATAATGAATCGGATATATTCGAAAAGAGAGAATTAAGTTTTAATCCATTGATATCTATAGTTGTTCCTGTATATAATGTTTTAGACGAGCAACTAGTGGAATGTATAGAGTCTGTTATAAATCAAACATACGATAATTGGCAATTATGTTTAGTTGATGATGCATCAACATGGAATAGTGTTGTAAAGGTACTTAATAAGTATGAAAAGAATACTAAAATTAATATTGTTTATAGAAAAGAGAATGGACATATTTCACGTGCAACTAATGATGGGATAAGCATTGCTAATGGAGAGTTTATTGCATTTTTAGATTGTGATGATGTACTAGCTCCTAATGCGGTATACGAAGTAGCTAAAAAATTAAACGAAGATTCTGAGTATGATTTTATTTATAGTGATGAAGATAAGCTGACTGCTGACGGTAAACATAGGCATTCTCCTTTCTTTAAGCCAGATTGGTCTCCAGATACTTTTATGTCATTAATGTATACATGTCATTTTTCTGTTTATAGAAAGAGCATCATAGATGAAATAGATGGATTACGTACAGAGTTTAATGGGGCTCAGGATTATGACTTTACACTAAGATTTACTGAGAAGGCGAAAAAAATCGGACATATTGATAAAATATTATATCACTGGAGAGAAAGAGAAGAATCTATTGCATCAAATCCAGAAGCAAAGCCATATGCGTTGCAAGCAGTTAAAAGATGCAAAGAAGAGGCACTGGAAAGACGTGGACTTAAAGGTACTGTTGAATATGTAAATGATATGTTTCAGTATAGAGTTAAGTATACAAATGATGAGAAACCACTTGTAAGTATAATTATACCTTCAAAAGATAATTTCAAAATATTGAATAATTGTATTGAATCAGTTAAGAAATATACTTCATACTACAATTATGAAATTGTGGTGGTTGATAATGGAAGTAATAACGAAAATAAAAACAAATATGAAGATATTTGTAAGAAATATAATTGTAGATACCATTATGAAAAAATGAACTTTAATTTTTCAAAGATGTGCAATATAGGTAGTAGAATAGCAAAAGGGAAATTCTATTTATTTTTAAATGATGATATTGAAATTTTTCAAGAAGAATGGTTGGAAATTATGTTGGGACAAGCTAGTCTTAAGCATGTTGGAGCAGTCGGTGCAAAGTTATTATATCCTAATAGCAATATTATACAACATATTGGGATCACTAATTTGAAAATTGGACCATCACATAGTCAGATAGGATTTGATGATAGAATAGTTTATTATTATGGAAGAAATAGGATGGAGTATAATTTTATTGCCGTAACAGGCGCTTGCCTAATGATTGAAAGGCATAAGTTTGAAGAAATAAGTGGATTTGATGAAAACTTAAGTGTGGCTTATAATGATGTGGATCTTTGTTTTAAATTAGTAGAGCATAAATACTATAATGTTGTTAGGAATGATGTTTCGTTATATCATCATGAATCAATAAGTAGAGGAATAGATGATATTAATAAAGAAAAAATGACAAGGTTATTGAAAGAACGTAAAATTTTGTTCGATAAGCACAAGCAATTTAAAGGATGGGACCCGTTCTATAATACAAATTTGACTGAATGTAAAGTTGATTATGATATTAAGTACAAACCTGAGTTTAACAAAATGTTGGAGATTAATATAGAAATAAAGAATAAGTGGGTTAGTAATGCTTGTAAAGCATGTATAGATTCAATAAATGTAGGTAGCAACATACGAATTGAAGGATGGGCGTTTATTGAAGGAATTAGAGTTAATAATCTTAATTCTAAGAAAATTGTATTAATTGATGAAGAAAGTAATAATAGTATATTTTCTACAGATGTTGTAATTAGAAAAGATGTTACAAGTGTTATGAAAAAACAAGGAAATTTAAATTTAAGTGGATTTTCTTGTACAATAGATTCATCATTATTGACAAAAAAAACGTATAAGGTGGGATTGCTTTTAGAAAATAAATTGTTGCATAAGAAAAAATTTATCATAACAGATAAAAAAATAAATCTTCAGTAA
- a CDS encoding class I SAM-dependent methyltransferase yields MNEKIGNLTLNYKHYSGVDLYSDGEVEDELLGIVKNHEEKEYNKIIAQSNKWAIMYHLSHLRANIVEWLPITKQDTILEIGSGCGAITGTLASKAKKVTCIELSEKRSLINAYRNKEKDNIEIWLGNFEESEKDIVEKYDYITLIGVFEYGEKYISTEKPYENFLTIIGKHLNENGKIIIAIENKLGLKYWAGCQEDHVGKYFESIEDYPITNGVKTFSKKELEEIIKNSGFFNYKFYYPYPDYKLPTTIYSDKYLPKKGELNNNMRNFDRERIITFDETRVYDMIIKENLFPIYSNSYLVVLEKGRN; encoded by the coding sequence ATGAATGAGAAAATTGGAAACTTAACTTTGAATTATAAGCATTACTCAGGTGTTGATTTATACAGTGATGGTGAAGTTGAAGATGAACTTTTGGGAATTGTTAAAAATCACGAGGAAAAGGAATATAATAAGATAATTGCTCAAAGTAATAAGTGGGCGATAATGTATCATTTATCTCATTTGAGAGCTAATATAGTAGAATGGTTACCTATTACAAAGCAAGATACTATATTAGAAATAGGTTCTGGATGTGGAGCGATTACTGGAACTTTAGCAAGTAAAGCTAAAAAAGTTACATGCATTGAACTATCTGAAAAAAGAAGCCTTATTAACGCCTATAGGAATAAGGAAAAAGATAATATAGAAATTTGGTTAGGCAATTTTGAGGAGAGTGAAAAAGATATTGTAGAAAAATACGACTATATAACACTTATAGGTGTATTTGAATATGGAGAAAAGTATATTTCTACTGAAAAACCTTATGAAAACTTTTTAACTATAATAGGTAAACACTTAAATGAAAACGGAAAAATTATAATTGCTATAGAAAATAAATTAGGTCTAAAATATTGGGCTGGTTGTCAAGAGGACCATGTAGGGAAGTACTTTGAAAGTATAGAAGATTACCCAATTACAAACGGAGTAAAAACATTTTCTAAAAAAGAATTAGAGGAAATTATAAAGAATAGTGGATTCTTTAATTATAAGTTTTATTATCCATATCCAGATTATAAATTACCAACAACTATCTACTCAGATAAGTATTTGCCTAAAAAAGGTGAACTTAATAATAACATGAGGAATTTTGATAGAGAACGTATTATTACATTTGATGAAACTAGAGTGTACGATATGATTATAAAAGAAAATCTATTTCCTATATATTCGAATTCATACTTAGTAGTTTTGGAAAAAGGGAGGAATTAA
- a CDS encoding ABC transporter ATP-binding protein: MNDIAINVEHLSKIYKLYDKPIDRLKESLFFTRKVLYHEHYALNDINFEIKKGETLGIIGTNGSGKSTILKIITGVLNPTLGRVEVNGRISALLELGAGFNQEYTGIQNIYLNGTMMGFTKEEIDRKVNNIIEFADIGGFINQPVKTYSSGMFVRLAFAVAINIEPEILIVDEALSVGDVFFQNKCYRKFEEFKSEGKTILFVSHDLGSISKYCDRVILLNRGRKICEGNPKESIDMYKKVLVNQQDDSYDINHISQNKYIEKGQWKRSLTVNPDTLEYGNKFAEIIDFGIVDNTGIITNNITKGTIFMIKMKVLFNKKIQNPIFAFTIKDLKGTEITGTNTMIEKEDISVIEQGDIKEISFTQNMNIQGGQYLLSLGCTGYRDGDFTVYHRLYDVCNITVVSHKNSIGYYDMNSEVKIK; this comes from the coding sequence ATGAATGATATAGCCATAAACGTGGAACACTTAAGTAAAATATATAAGTTGTATGATAAGCCAATAGATAGATTAAAAGAGTCTCTTTTTTTTACAAGGAAGGTTTTATATCATGAACATTATGCATTAAATGATATAAATTTCGAAATAAAAAAAGGAGAAACTCTGGGTATTATTGGTACTAATGGCTCAGGAAAGTCTACGATATTAAAAATTATTACAGGGGTATTAAATCCAACACTTGGGAGGGTTGAAGTAAATGGAAGAATATCGGCTTTACTAGAATTGGGAGCGGGTTTTAATCAAGAATATACTGGAATTCAAAATATTTATCTTAATGGAACTATGATGGGGTTCACAAAGGAAGAAATCGATAGAAAAGTGAATAATATTATTGAATTTGCAGATATAGGTGGATTTATTAATCAACCTGTAAAAACTTACTCTAGTGGTATGTTTGTTAGATTAGCTTTTGCAGTAGCTATTAATATTGAGCCTGAGATCTTAATCGTTGATGAAGCACTTTCAGTAGGGGATGTTTTCTTTCAAAATAAATGTTATAGGAAATTTGAGGAATTTAAATCAGAAGGAAAAACAATTTTATTTGTAAGCCATGATTTGGGAAGCATTAGTAAGTATTGTGATAGGGTAATTTTGCTAAATAGAGGAAGAAAAATTTGTGAAGGAAATCCCAAGGAATCTATTGATATGTATAAAAAAGTGTTGGTGAATCAGCAGGATGATAGTTATGATATAAATCATATTTCGCAAAATAAATATATCGAAAAAGGTCAATGGAAAAGGTCATTGACAGTTAATCCCGATACACTAGAGTATGGGAATAAATTTGCGGAGATAATAGACTTTGGTATCGTTGATAATACAGGTATTATAACAAATAATATAACCAAAGGAACTATATTTATGATCAAAATGAAAGTCTTATTTAATAAAAAAATTCAAAATCCTATTTTTGCATTCACGATTAAAGATTTAAAGGGTACAGAAATTACAGGAACTAATACAATGATAGAGAAAGAAGATATTTCAGTTATAGAGCAGGGAGACATAAAAGAGATAAGTTTTACGCAAAATATGAATATACAGGGTGGACAATATCTTTTATCCTTAGGATGCACTGGCTATAGAGATGGGGATTTTACCGTATATCATAGACTTTATGATGTATGCAATATCACTGTAGTTTCACATAAAAATTCGATTGGCTACTATGATATGAATTCAGAAGTAAAAATAAAGTAG